Within Salvia splendens isolate huo1 chromosome 21, SspV2, whole genome shotgun sequence, the genomic segment atgctgctgctgatgatgatgatagacTATTAGCAGATGAAATAGAAAGTataagaaatatgaagaaaagaaataatgaTGATGCAACTAATAGTAAGGCACTTTCAAAGAAGGGCAAGAAAAAAGTTGTTCAAGATGATACAGCCATTCAGACACCGACTTTGGCAGGAAGAAGGAACACTGAATTCTTCGTTGACATGCTTGGATCTCTAAATAAGAATCAAAGAAGAGTTGTACGAGAGATTGGGTTTCTTAAACTTCAATATAAGAAGTTTCCCAAGAGCATTGGCATATTATCTGATTTACAACTTTATGCCTAAAAGTTCATCAATTCAATTGAACAGCGGGGAATCACTGTttttagatgatgaagatgttCATATAACTCTTGGGTTCCAGATTGGATCTCTACCTATGAATAGGATCAAATTTCAGAAGAATATCAACATCAAAACACAAATTGCTAGATTCAATAAaggtggagagaaaaaaatgttgCCAAAGTATATTGTAGAGCAgatgaagaaagacgaagaagGTGGTGAGTGGTTCAAATGGAATTTTATGGTTCTCGTTGAGTATGCCTTGATCAACACTCCTGCCGATGGAAATGTGAGCCAACAAATTTTAGATTACATAGCTGATGTTGACAAGATCAAAGAATACAATTGGTGTAGCTATGTCATATCTAAATTGCATGAAACACAAAAGAGATGGAAAAGAAACACAGCAAAGATATTTACTGGACCAGTTATCTTTGTAGTGgtaagaatatatttgttttccattgtctatgaatctatttacagaaaaactaatatttagtttttgttaatgtaGGCTTGTTACGTGGACAAAAttttctttgaaaaaaaaatggtgcCAAGATGTTATCCAACAGTTAAAGGATGGACTGTCGAACTGTTGAAAGAAAGACAAAAAGCATAAATGATTGATTCAGATTTTGGTCTCGGTCATAAGTATGACCGATATAAAAAGCAACCACATGAAGagaatgatgaagatgatgaatctgaagatgaagatgatgaacCTGAAGATGTACAAGCTTTGATGATGAATGATCATGATGAAGAGGGGACAAGCAGTGGAAGTCAAGAAAAGACTTTCATAGATAAATGGAAGGAAGCTGCCAGGGGTTGTAAAGCCTCAATGTTGAAGATGCTTGATGTCGTTGAAGAAGCGCCAGATGAACTCAGGAACTTTGACAGCTTTAAGATAATCTGTGATACAACAAGAAATGCAATGGGATTGAGAGAGGAAGGTGTGCAGAATGTTATAGAAACTCAGAAAACAATGGCACATGCTATGAgcaatgatgaaattgatgatccTGAATGGATCGATATCATGATTGAGCTAACTAAAGCTACTGAGAGGGCATGTATACTGAAAAATAGGAATGAGTTTCCTATCTTCACTCTGATACCGGAATATGAGAACACTCCAGATgagaattaaaattttaatcagGAAAAGGATATggagaatgaaaaaaaatgatgagGTGGAAAACGAGCAAGAGAAACAGAATGAGAGCAAAAAGGAAATGGCTAATAAAGCAGCTcgagaagagaaggaaaaagtgCTAGAGAAAGAAGTTCAATTCTTTCTCAATGATGAATATGAggtaacttttaaaaatgatagcttaagtacataaaatgattgtttatatagttaaaatgatataggtttgatgatgttttttggttgttatgttttattttaaaaatgatacttttgcatcataaaatgatagtgtaaggggataaaatgatagtttcaaatgataaaatgatacttttgcataaaatgatagtttcagtgggtaaaatgataggttcagtgataaaatgatacttttgcatcataaaatgatagttttaaatgataaaatgatacttttgcatacaatgataaaataatagtttcggggaataaaattatagtttcagtgggtaaaatgatatttttgtttcataatgatagttttagattttaggctgataaaatgatactttttggcTGATAATATGAGTTCCATTGGGTAGAATAATATCCCTTCTGTcaataacaatttatatttttgaatgaaaGCATGACAGAGCATATACCACCATAATATCCACTGTCATGGAGGATATACATGGTGAAATATGAGATGATGAAGTTTTCCAAGAAAATTGTTGAAGCACTGTGCTCTCTCTCTACAATGTCAGAGCAGTAAATCTAAAAGGAAAACTgaataaagaagagaaagaaataatgTACTGGTTGATGACATAAGAAGAAAGCGAATAGTAAGTtttgaattacataattatattcttattaagttcttttaattaacattaaatatgaatttgaaatcAGTTATGAGACAGTTTATGAGAACAACATGATGAGCATCTTCAAGATTGATTTCCACAGCCTTGCTCCACGTACATACGTCAGTATCAACATCATAGATGCATGGGTTGTGTAGCTCAACTACCaagaaaaattcaaatcaaaggcATCATCGAGTCGTCTTTTCATCAACACCACACTTACGGTACAGTAAACGAGAAAATTAATAATAGTGTtacattaaaagttaaatttatttacaaaaatgtaaaCTTGACAGATATACAATATTACTGCAAGGAAATCTGAATGGACTGAAGCCAACGCTCATGAAAGATTCTGCTTAGCGTTAAATGATTTTGtgtcaaagattgaaaatttcaaatgggAAAATTATGACATGGTAAGTCATAATGAGATATACATCACAGAACAACATacctatatttttgaaaatgacatttgtatataatgttttgaaaattagataTTCTTTCCGATCTGGGCGTACGAATATTTTTATATCATGTGCTTCAATCTCAAAATCCAAATGATGGATGTGATTGACAATGCTCTGATTAGTGAATAGTTGATTGAGAAGAAATATGGAGATGCACTTAGGATGCTGGTATGTTTAGTTAAATGCATTCAATATTCATTAGTTAAAATGCATTGAATATCATTTAGTACTTTTTAATCAACCTCAtgtatgttttgtgttgtttgaATAGAAACATTTCTTCCGAATTTATCTTGGAAATGGAGTTAATCCATCAATGGGGAGAATTGTCAAAATGTCAAAAACCAGACACATGAATATGCCATGGCAGAACGATACAAATAAAGTTGACTGTGGAGTTTATGTGATGCGTCATTTGGAGACTTACATGGGTGGTGCTGTTCGTAATTGGAATTCGGGTTTAACGAAGAAGGGGACAGAGGCTTTCACAAAACTCTGTGCCAAATATACTGAAGCATTGCTTATTGGAGATACTAACAAGAAGGCTTTTGAGACATTAACAATGATACAGAAGAAGTTTCAGAATTATAGCAAAAATGGGGAAATCGATGTTGAAAAGATGATTAGAGAATTTGAACCCCCTAAAGAGAGCTATTAGTTGTAATAGTAACTTGTATGACTTGATACTAGTGTTTTGTAATAGTGATTCCGAATATAATCACccaagattatcattttatcactcagaagtatcattttatctgctgcaagtatcattttgtcattttataggtcagaagtatcattttatctgctgcgagtatcattttatccgcttagattatcattttatcaggttaaagtgtcattttataaacaaaagtataattttatgcGCTGAAAGTAACATTTTATCTGAAAGTaacatcattttataaactatcattttaccgactgaaactatcattttatgatgcaaaagtatcattttacccaccgaaactatcattttattccccgaaactatcattttatcattttatgcaaaagtatcattttatcgtttgaaactatcattttatccccttacactatcattttatgatgcaaaagtaccatttttcaaataaaacagaacaaccaaaaaacatcatcaaacctatcattttatccactgaaactatcattttatgattcaaaagtatcattttacccactgaaactctCATTTTATCCaccgaaactatcattttatcattttatgcaaaagtatcattttatcgttttacccactgaaactatcattttatgatgcaaaagtatcattttacaCACTaaaactatcaatttatccACCGAAAcgatcattttatcattttatgcaaaagtatcattttatcgtttgaaactatcatttctATATCATTTTAAACATATAAACAATCATTTTTTGtacttaaactatcatttttataaggttactgtcattttatcctcttaaattatcattttatcaggttaaagtgtCATTTTAAGAACAATGTATCATTTTGTTAACAAAAAGAGTATCATGTTATCAGccaaagtgtcattttataagcccaatgtatcattttattaaacaaaaatgtcattttatacaccaaaaagacctatcattttatctgctgaaagtatcattctatcagctgaaagtatcattctatcagctgaaagtgtcattttatatcAAATGGCTTCAATCTGCCTTCTCATTGACTCTAccacaatttcttgaatcatgacGACCCATCTCATGACATTTACCACACCGTCGTAGAGGCTTATTTGCTTTCTTTATTGCACTCTCCCTCTTTGATACCCTGTCACTAGCTGATTCTTTGGTTCTAACAACGTCTGGAGGGTGTACATCAATGACATCAGGTACTGTCATTCCATAAAATTCCTcaaccatctttttcttttcaatgactgaaggtattgcacaatttccaaatatatgctcttccaaatcatcaagaccagcacataacaaagacagatgatccatacttccctcagacttttggactaatcgataaaagttggagaacaactttttcttaacttcctgcttttcatccaaatctgcaaggtaaaagataacattattacaataaatactATCATTTCTCTAACTGAAAAATAGAGTTTTTACAAATAAGGTTTAAAATGGAGCACACTTTCAAATGGTTGTATCTCCTCAGATGGTAGACCATGGGCTGCCTTTAGTAAAGAGCTCTTCAACCACCTTCTACCAAAATATTTCTCAGGAATGAGATTAGCagacttattcttcaacaaacaaaatatatgacaGCATAACAAACCAATTCTGGAAAACTTCTTACAACTACAGTCGAATGTGTCTTGCTTACAATCATACTTAACATCCCATGTTCTACCATATTGGTCCTTGACCTTATGCATCTTGATGTTATCCTCAACAGTTATAGAAACAATCTCACATACCATACTTAGTTCCTGTTGTACATGTTTGAAAATAGAATCAGTGTAGATTGTAGATGCATGTTTCTCAATAGGCAATTTGGTTGACAAATCAGGAATAGTTGAgtaatccaagtagttcaatCGTGAATTGGCATTCCTTTGATCTCCCACAGCACAGTTAAAGAAATTGATGAACTGTACAAGATTTGCACGAGGCTTTGTGTAGTTTTTAAAAAAGCTATTCTCTGATTCAGACATCGATGTAGTCCTAAGAAGCGACCCCATGGGAAAATCTCGAAAATAAGCAGGAACCCAGAATTCTCTATCTTCAAACATCGATCCAAACTAGTGCACGTCTTCTAATCCATACCGTTCCATtatatcattccatattatatCAAACTCATCAGGCTCTAACAAATCAGACCAAACACATGCATTCAACTCTTTTTTGAAATCTTCATTACCAAGCAAGGATTTGGGCAACTTATCTGATACCTTAACCATAATATGCCACATGCACCATCGGTGCCTTGTTTGTAAAAGTACTTGTTGAACAGCAAGTTTGATCCCCCAATCTTGATCAATGATAATCCAATTGGGTGGTACCCCCATACATCGAACAAAACAGCCAAACAACCAAGAATATGAGTCTCTACCTTCACTTGATAACAAGCCAGCTCCAAATGTAACTGCTCTGGAATGGTTATCTTTTCCAGTGAATGGAGCAAAAATCATGCAATACCTTcataacataacataaaaatgaattatattttcatacatacagaaaagtatcattttatcagctatgaatatcattttatcagccaaaagTAGCATTCTATCCactgaaatataatttaatcagcaaaaagtatcattttatgtctATTAGCAGCAAAAGTAATATACATGTTAGTGTTGTATGTTGAGTCAAATGAAATTACATCTCCAAACATATGATAGTTTCGTCTTGAAATAGCATCAGCCCAGaagagtttagttaactttccatgagatcctatctcaatttcataatagaaggcatcagatgattccttttgagaacgcatataatcaaaaatcatttgagcatTTGAACCATCAATATTTGACATAATATCGCGATAACCAtttctaatatcaataatatcacaTCCAACATTTTCAGGTCCACCCATTATCTCCTTCAAAGTTTGAATGTGAGAGTGGGACCAATATTACACCTGCAACAATCCTCCATAAACCTCCGATGGATAGGATCCAGACTGCGATTAGCCGTCATAAAATGTCTATGCTCATCTACAACcattaagtgattatgatacTCAACAAACTGATAAATCTCATACCCTTTGCTCATGCcatctgaaaaatatctcaagttGAGCTTAGCAAGACATTCACACCTAAATGACCGACACCTACGCTTCTTAACAGACACTTCAGTTGATTGGGACCAGGTATAAAATTCTTAGAGCCTTGTCTACTGCAAGCCAAATACTGCCACttaataatatcatgaactgaTTTATTGCCCAGTTTACGAATATCAAAACCAACTGAACGAGCATAATATTCATAGAAATCAGATGCTTCTACTAATAtgttgaatttcataccaatcattggcttcaaagcatcatcacaaacaggaatgtacatacctacaaaaatcagtaaaagtatcatttaatcaactcagagtatcattctatctggcaaaactatcattgtatgcagtaaacgtaacatttataagctaaaagtatcattttatcaactcagagtatcattctatcattgtatgcagtaaacataacatttataagccaaaagtatcattttatcaactcagagtatcattctatcattgtatgcagtaaacctaacatttataagccaaaagtatcattttatcaactcagagtatcattctattcggcaaaactatcattttatgcagtaaacgtaacatttataagccaaaagtattattttatcaactcagggtatcattctatcattgtatgcagtaaacctaacatttataagccaaaagcatcattttatcaactcagagtatcattctatcattgtatgcagtaaacctaacatttataagccaaaagtatcattttatcaactcagagtatcattctattcggcaaaactatcattttatgcagtaaacgtAACATTTATAaaccaaaagtatcatcttaacacataatcggcaatacataatataattaaataagaagtTCAGTACATAAGAAACATAAACTAATCGACAACTAATATTAatctaaaatcaaattcaatacatgaagcaaaacaatcaataaattaaaatatgaacacaatcaataagctaaataatagatAATGATTGTTACCTTCGTTATTTGCTACATACTCCATCGAAGAAAATTCTGACAGCAATTAAACAGgtaatcaatgaaaataagaaCGCAAAATTTAAAACATCTTCCCGGTCACAATTatgcgagaaatatggaaacaaaatctggagattatggaataatcaaccaaatcggaagaaaatctggaaacaaaatcgatgagaagaggaatatggaaacaaaatcgctgagaagaggagagaatcgaactgagagagagtgaaagaatggagcgaaattcagaaattaaatgagagaaattacatatttaccccctgggccttttttatgaagtaaatctaagtttgaatctcagccacaagattagaaaatatgtgtggttcagatttggttataggattatcacacaaattgggggttatcatatgatcacaactctatatatatatattacaatttGGATACATTTACATCAAGTAATCAATCACTATATTTGTGGAACTAATCTCTATAATTATGTAAATCAAAATTATTACTTATAACACAATCAATTCTAGGATCcactatttttgaaaaaaaatatagtcaGTAACTAATCTCTATAATTATGGAAATGAAATTTATTATAAGTTTTTGTTTAAGTCGAGTGACTGAAATATTTTGCATAATgttattaataaatataatataatcatGCATCTAATAGTAAATTAATAGGAGATATGAATGTTATTATGTTATAGAATGAAAAATATTCAATCTTCACTCATATATACATGCATAAACAAGTCTATTGAAAGAGctaataatatataaaacaaaGTATATACCAGCATAAGTTAGATTCTGCCGGGTCTGGGCCGGTTCTGGGCTCGGGCCGGTCCTGGGCCTAGTCCGGGCTTCGAGTGGGCCTGGGTTTGTAAAAAGGCCCAATTTGAGCCCAATTAATCTACTCAGCCCAGCCCAAGCCCGCTCCATTTCATTGGTGGGCCAGTCCCGGGCCGGCCCACACCGGGCCTGGGCCGGGCTGAACTGGGTATATTAGTTGTCAGTTGATTTACCACTATTAAAAATAGTTCCATAATTAAGTATATTATGATTCCTAATTTTGTGggtttatataataaatatgcGTGTGTATTCTATAATTATAATACACAAATTTTTGTGGGAATATATAGAGCTTCATATATGCAACATCTTGATATCTTATTTTGTgggaatatatatttatacatcattATACACTATATAGATCAATTAATGAATTAGcacaatcaaaattttaaacttGGCCCGGCCCAGACCGGCCCACTTAGCAACTGGGCTCGGGCTCAAACTGGGCCCATTATGTATACCAAAACCCAGGCCCGGCCTGGACCGCCACAGATATGGTCCTGTGCCGGGCTGGGCTAAAATGTCGTCGGGCGCCCAGGCCCGGGCCACTTGACACCTCtagtcccggctaagatgacacatatCTTAGTCGGCACAGGATTTTAGGAGGTGttagttaatgtgtttaattgaaatagaaaatggtgtaagtattaaatggagagagaaagtgaaatgaatattttaattgaagaaagaaaaaaaaatggttgtGTGCAATAATTAGAGAAAAAGTTACATTAttatttccaaaaatagaaaaagtactCCATCCTAACTAAGTTGGGACAAAACTTTTGAATACGAAAATTAAGCAATTATGTTAAATTGGttcattgaaaataaaataaagaaataaagtatGGTATGAGATAAAGAAAGAGTGAAGTGGCTTATGGAACAATGTCAAagtaattatatattttgtattttgtcaaaaaaaaataaaatgactcaatttaattaggaCGTCCAAAAAGGGAATACAACTCAATTTAGTTGAGACAAATGAAATAGTATCATCTTATttgaaataaactaaaaaggaagtGTGTCATTTTAGTCAATACGGAGGAAGTATTGCAGATGAGTGCCATGAAATCTACTAGAGAATTGGGCTCATATGTACATCAATTGAtacattttttccattttacaaataatgcAAGTAGTCCCACAAAATAAGTCCTTAGCAGCATGATGCATCTTGGTTGAAGCACTTGAAGAAAATGCCAATATATACAATAATTACAAGTGCTGAAAACTCAATCCCCCAATCAACATATACACAACATATATACACAGGTTAATCAGCAGTTGAAGCTTACATTATGCCCTTTGGAATTAGCTCTCTTAAGCATTGCTGATGCAGAAGACTCTTCCTCATACCTAACCGATTTGCAGCTCCTCAAACCTGTAGATGATGGGCATTTCAAGATCCCTTTCAAGGGCATTTTCTCCGAAGACCTCGTATCATCATCGCCTCCACAGAGATCTTGACTCGACAGATCATCACTATCTCCTATCCGAACCAAGACGCTGCCCACGCGTTCAAGCTTGCCCATCTTCTTTCTGTTCTTGAACAACCCTTCCGCGAAGGAGCCAAGTGAGTTCAAGTTCTTGAGTAACGAGCTCCGCCTGCTGGGGGATGCAGCATCAAGCTTGGAGCCATCCACATTCAGCAGCCCAAGGCCAATGATGCTGGTGATGAAGAGCCTGCATATGGCAGACTTGATGGCATGCCTCTCTGGAGAGGAGGCGTCTGTCAACCCGACCATCTTCTTGATCCCGAGGATCCTCCTTGCCAGCATAGGCAGATCCCATTTCCTGCATTTGGGCTGATTCAACGCCTTGGCAGCCAAATAGCCAACATCGACCTTCCTCGTTTTCAGCCCCAACTCCTTGAAAGGGAACAACTCTCGCTTCTCAGGAATCCCGAACGCTACAAAGTGAATCCTCTTGTCCGAAAGGAACCTGCAAATCGAGGAGGGCAGAGGCTCCCCTGCTGCAAACCTGAGAATCACACAGCCAACGCCAAAGCACAACAACACAAGCAGAATGGATGGATCACGAGGGTGGCGCATCACATCCACCCCCACAACAGGAGGGCGATTCCAGATCTTCCCATGAGGGAAGAGGAAATCCATCCCGCATAGATGATCAAAATCCTTCGGCTTGAAGGTAATCCCTTCCAGCTTCACATCAAACCGGTCAGTTCTTAGATAGACCTTCCCCCCCATTTTTCTTCTTGCATATATAAACACAATTCGCTCTTACAAACAAgaatgtatatgtatatatacagaCACCAAATCAATGTTTTCGATAATTGAAGCACTATTGCAAGAGGTATACACAACGAAACAATGATGGTAAGGGGGGATGGGGTTTATGGGACAAGGTTTTTTCCAACCTGCAGAAGTATTCAACAGATGAGGTGAGGAATAATAGGAAAATGGATGATTATGCTTAATTTTAGCCTAAAAACAGGAAACGTGGTAAAATCCACACAAATTTAACAAATCAAATTAGCAAAGTGTGACAAAGTAATTCATACTAGCAAATCATCTGCATAAAGGGAGCAATAAACATACTATAATGGAACAAAATCAACATTAGCCATTGTTAATAAACTTAAACAATCCATCAACATAGAATTAATTTGTAAGATCGATTAGAAAGGAATCAATTGACCATAAAATCATAACGTCCATTGACAAAGTGAGGAAACGttacaatttcaatttcattcgAGGGTAAAAGAACCCAATTGCCATAAACAAAAGCATCTTGTTACAATTACGCCCTCTCGCCCCTAATCCTCCTAGCCAGCTGAATGTCCTTGGGCATAATCGTGACTCGCTTCGCGTGAATAGCGCAGAGGTTAGTGTCCTCGAATAGTCCGACGAGGTAGGCCTCCGCCGCCTCCTGGAGCGCAGCCACGGCGGAGCTCTGAAACCTCAGATCCGTCTTGAAATCCTGAGCGATCTCACGCACGAGCCTCTGGAACGGCAGCTTCCTGATGAGAAGCTCGGTGGACTTCTGATACTTTCGGATCTCACGGAGAGCAACGGTTCCGGGGCGGAAGCGGTGGGGCTTCTTCACTCCGCCGGTGGCGGGGGCAGATTTCCTTGCCGCCTTGGTCGCGAGCTGCTTCCTCGGCGCCTTTCCGCCGGTGGATTTGCGGGCGGTTTGCTTGGTGCGGGCCATTGATGGGAAATGCTAGGGTTTTCGGAATTGGGAATTACGCAGAGAAGATTGAGAATTTTGGTGAGTGAAGGAAGGAAGGAAATGGGGGAATTTTATAATTGGTGCTTTCAAAATTGTGGCGGGACGTAGAGCTTTGTGAGCCGTTGATCGATGTTTCATCTGACGGATGATAATTTTTATGGAGAAGTTGATTCGGATTGCTAATGTGGAGTTGTTTCGGATTCTTGACGTGGTGGCAATCGTATGTGTCGGCCGTTAGattgtactagtatttaatCTACAGCTGATATgtattaaatttgtaattaaGGCTTGAATTGTTTACTTTGAATAGGTTTGTACAATTATTTGAGGCTTTCTTTATGCACAATATACTTTTAGTTACATTATATAGAAAATTCAAATGATATCTTACAATTAAACAATACTGTCGCTCTGATGTTTGTGtactaaaaaatttaattagttgTGATACTCATAAATTGCATCAACTAGAACAGCTGCAACGATTTAGCTCGGTAATTACTGAACAATTCACTGAGTATTATCAGAAAACGTACCGACCATTTTGCGAGTGCGAAAAATAAAGGGTTGTTGGGAATTTCTAGCTTCATCTAATGATATACAGCAACGGACAGGATACAGATAGTGTGAAAGATCTAGATTCACAGTTAATATTGCATTTTAAGTATTTAAACACATGTAAATATAATTGATCCAATCCCGCATTTGAATTCACTATTTTTAGTATCCACATGCATTTGTCAGTATGATGCAAGAACAATTCTCAATATAATAGTTCTACTAAAGAAAGCTAGAAATTCCCTATACAACTTTACATTTTATATGCATCAAAACAATTAgatttctttattttcaattCTCTACTGAAGAGAATAACTAGGGGTCGTTAGATGgtctccgtcccactcaagatagccacattcttgagtgacacgtGATTTTAGAAAGTGTTGttagtggaataaagtagagaggaaaaaggtagttgaatattttaacgAGGGGAGGAgaggttatttccaaaattgaaaagtagtcatcttgattgggacaaacaaaaaaggaaaggtggTCATCTTGAATGGAACGCTGAGAGTAAAAGCTTAGAAACTAACGCTCTTTAGAGTCTATTTCACCATTTGATAcacaatcaattttttttctaaagcCCTCAAAAAAAACGTTGGCCCGCAAAAGCCCGGGGTATGTAAGTTTTATGTATCACATATGTGACATGTGATAGAATcctaaataaaattagattttGGATGTAATACATTAACTTGGTACAAGACACATtttctccaattaattattCCATCCGTCTCAAGATAAGTGAGCACAAACTTttcagcacgagatttaaggaaATTGGGTTTTGTTAGTAAAgtggaaagtgaataaagtaagagagttaataaagtagagagaaaaagtaagagaaagaataccaaaaaaggaaatggctcacttatcttgggaagtcccaaaaaggaatgtgagtcgcttatcttgggacggagggagtattattattgGGACGTTTCTTAATCATGTGGTTAATTAGctattactccatctgtctcagataatttgtctcatttttccattttggtgcgtcccacataatttgtctcatttcacctttttaccatttttggcagtggatctcatattccactaactcattcctactcatattttattataaaattaatactcccttcgttccatagtaataaaggcatttcattttgcgcactcattttgaaaaaataattataaatagttaaattggagaaaaagtaaagtaagaga encodes:
- the LOC121783287 gene encoding histone H3.2, yielding MARTKQTARKSTGGKAPRKQLATKAARKSAPATGGVKKPHRFRPGTVALREIRKYQKSTELLIRKLPFQRLVREIAQDFKTDLRFQSSAVAALQEAAEAYLVGLFEDTNLCAIHAKRVTIMPKDIQLARRIRGERA
- the LOC121784165 gene encoding protein FAR1-RELATED SEQUENCE 5-like yields the protein MFEDREFWVPAYFRDFPMGSLLRTTSMSESENSFFKNYTKPRANLVQFINFFNCAVGDQRNANSRLNYLDYSTIPDLSTKLPIEKHASTIYTDSIFKHVQQELSMVCEIVSITVEDNIKMHKVKDQYGRTWDVKYDCKQDTFDCSCKKFSRIGLLCCHIFCLLKNKSANLIPEKYFGRRWLKSSLLKAAHGLPSEEIQPFEIIEKKKMVEEFYGMTVPDVIDVHPPDVVRTKESASDRVSKRESAIKKANKPLRRCGKCHEMGRHDSRNCGRVNEKAD